In Arachis hypogaea cultivar Tifrunner chromosome 17, arahy.Tifrunner.gnm2.J5K5, whole genome shotgun sequence, a single window of DNA contains:
- the LOC112766799 gene encoding BAG family molecular chaperone regulator 4: MKMKRISLSSSKRAPATNNNNNYYMMVKESSISIDWEVRPGGMLVQKRQEKIVDSSSSSSCSSPMIKVKVSHGCNHHEVNVPSQSTFGHLKGVLASETGLEPKEQRLIFRGKEKEDEECLHMEGVKDMSKVILLEDPASTERKLQEMQRRQEDIIIAKAIESVSNVRTQVDKLQQKVVDLERTVCGGIKVEDKEFVVLTELLIVQLLELDSIAADGEAKVQRRIEVQRVQSYVDKIDKIKARNSAPLGNDANNNAVSVTTKWEPFESGIGSFTSPTPFKLSTTIITQNWELFE; encoded by the exons ATGAAAATGAAAAGAATATCACTATCTTCATCAAAACGTGCACcagctactaataataataacaattattaCATGATGGTTAAGGAAAGTAGTATTAGTATAGATTGGGAGGTGAGGCCTGGTGGAATGCTTGTTCAGAAGAGACAAGAAAAAATTgttgactcttcttcttcttcttcttgttcaagtccAATGATCAAAGTTAAGGTCTCTCATGGTTGTAATCACCATGAGGTTAATGTTCCTTCACAATCCACTTTTG GGCATTTAAAAGGTGTCCTTGCATCTGAGACTGGCCTAGAACCTAAGGAACAAAGGCTAATATTTAGAGGGAAAGAGAAGGAGGATGAAGAATGCTTGCACATGGAGGGAGTGAAAGACATGTCTAAGGTCATATTGTTAGAGGATCCAGCCAGCACAGAAAGGAAGCTTCAGGAGATGCAGAGAAGGCAAGAAGATATAATAATTGCAAAGGCAATTGAATCAGTCTCCAATGTCAGAACACAAGTGGACAAGCTACAACAAAAG GTGGTTGATTTGGAGAGGACTGTTTGTGGTGGTATTAAAGTTGAGGACAAAGAGTTTGTTGTCTTGACAGAGCTACTAATAGTTCAATTGCTTGAGTTGGATTCCATTGCTGCTGATGGAGAAGCTAAAGTACAGAGAAGAATTGAG GTTCAGCGTGTACAAAGTTATGTGgacaaaattgacaaaataaaagCAAGAAATTCTGCTCCTTTAGGCAATGATGCTAACAACAATGCGGTGTCAGTGACCACCAAATGGGAGCCATTTGAATCAGGAATTGGAAGCTTCACGTCACCAACTCCATTCAAATTATCAACTACTATCATCACTCAAAATTGGGAATTGTTTGAGTGA